In Candidatus Krumholzibacteriia bacterium, a single genomic region encodes these proteins:
- a CDS encoding O-antigen ligase family protein, whose translation MTIVPVLLSWGTLLLILANEYWIPGKQLPSLLRPWNLGRTLFLWFILAGPASMVLGSTSPSNFGFWVLLILTMILSWIVGAMNAGNPAGLLRHVAWIWLAYLAWYFTLGAQYLDSHPYERNGLFAVGIGAGLAASWGFRGFWSRASLLSAGMFLTFLTEQRTGLIASFLCVLWVLCWIALSRLRAWRGMAIPFLVPLLILLALLWQPIWSMINDFLLLDDPVRGVGTGFTGRARIWALALVHFLQSPWFGHGPLSNDYILYDVIMGQRTAHNGILALLVDYGVFGALPALLLFLLALKRGVTAFLASGEVAWLGWTSVIVFILVYSLGEKYWFHIGNQTNLLGLVALGLIFEGARFAGKQEGRHEQD comes from the coding sequence ATGACGATTGTCCCTGTGCTTCTCTCGTGGGGAACACTCCTTCTGATTCTGGCGAATGAATACTGGATTCCGGGGAAGCAACTGCCTTCCCTTTTGCGACCCTGGAATCTTGGTAGAACTCTCTTCCTCTGGTTCATTCTGGCGGGTCCCGCCTCCATGGTTCTCGGCTCCACTTCTCCTTCAAACTTCGGCTTCTGGGTACTCCTGATCCTGACGATGATACTCTCCTGGATTGTCGGAGCGATGAATGCAGGGAACCCGGCCGGGCTTCTTCGCCATGTGGCCTGGATCTGGCTTGCCTATCTCGCCTGGTACTTCACTCTCGGTGCTCAGTATCTGGATAGTCACCCTTATGAGAGAAACGGTTTGTTTGCTGTGGGAATCGGGGCAGGCTTGGCCGCCTCCTGGGGATTTCGTGGTTTCTGGAGCAGGGCCTCCCTGCTGTCCGCCGGAATGTTCCTGACATTTCTTACGGAACAGAGAACCGGGCTCATTGCTTCCTTTCTCTGCGTTCTCTGGGTTCTCTGCTGGATTGCATTGTCACGCCTGAGAGCCTGGAGAGGAATGGCCATTCCCTTTCTCGTTCCGCTACTGATTCTTCTCGCCCTGCTCTGGCAACCAATCTGGAGCATGATCAACGATTTTCTGCTTCTGGATGACCCCGTTCGGGGTGTCGGGACGGGATTTACGGGTCGAGCGAGAATCTGGGCACTGGCCCTGGTCCACTTTCTACAGAGCCCCTGGTTCGGGCACGGGCCACTGTCCAATGACTATATCCTTTACGATGTGATTATGGGGCAGCGAACCGCGCACAACGGGATTCTTGCACTTCTGGTAGACTACGGTGTTTTTGGGGCACTCCCGGCACTCCTCCTCTTTCTTCTTGCCCTGAAAAGAGGGGTGACTGCATTCCTGGCTTCGGGGGAAGTGGCCTGGCTAGGATGGACTTCTGTTATCGTCTTTATTCTTGTCTATTCGCTGGGCGAGAAGTACTGGTTCCATATCGGCAATCAGACCAACCTTCTTGGTCTTGTAGCCCTTGGGCTGATTTTCGAAGGGGCGAGATTCGCAGGAAAACAGGAAGGGCGCCATGAACAGGACTGA